One Micromonospora sp. FIMYZ51 genomic window carries:
- a CDS encoding LLM class flavin-dependent oxidoreductase, which yields MIDVPLSVLDLAPVAAGASAGEALRHTTELARRTDELGYHRFWVAEHHNMPAIASSAPAVLIAHLAAQTERIRLGSGGVMLPNHAPLVVAEQFGTLEALHPGRIDLGIGRAPGTDRMTALALRRTMEGLSAEGFPRELADLMNYFADDAGGPITATPGRGQRPAVWLLGSSGFSAQLAGALGLPFSFAHHFSAENTLPALALYRQSFRPSQWLREPYAMVAVNAVCAETDERAEWLAGPAGLSFLRLRAGRPEPLATPEEAAAYPYQDLEREFLAQRRQGQATGSPETVRGQLGELLARTGADELMLTTMVYDVADRVRSFELIAEEVAGGLRGRAAGLGG from the coding sequence GTGATCGACGTACCGCTTTCTGTTCTCGACCTCGCCCCCGTCGCGGCCGGCGCCTCCGCCGGCGAGGCGCTGCGGCACACCACCGAGCTGGCCCGGCGCACCGACGAGCTGGGCTACCACCGGTTCTGGGTGGCCGAGCACCACAACATGCCGGCCATCGCGTCGTCGGCGCCGGCGGTGCTGATCGCGCACCTGGCCGCGCAGACCGAACGGATCCGGCTCGGCTCGGGTGGGGTGATGCTGCCCAACCATGCGCCGTTGGTGGTCGCCGAGCAGTTCGGGACGCTTGAGGCGCTGCATCCGGGCCGCATCGACCTGGGCATCGGCCGGGCGCCGGGCACCGACCGGATGACCGCGCTGGCGTTGCGCCGGACGATGGAGGGGTTGTCGGCCGAGGGTTTCCCGCGCGAGCTGGCCGATCTGATGAACTACTTCGCCGACGACGCGGGTGGGCCGATCACGGCCACCCCGGGGCGCGGCCAGCGGCCGGCGGTCTGGCTGCTGGGTTCCAGCGGGTTCAGCGCCCAGTTGGCCGGCGCGTTGGGGCTGCCGTTCTCGTTCGCGCACCATTTCAGCGCCGAGAACACGCTGCCCGCGCTGGCGCTGTACCGGCAGAGTTTCCGGCCGTCGCAATGGCTGCGCGAGCCGTACGCGATGGTGGCGGTGAACGCGGTCTGTGCGGAGACCGACGAGCGAGCGGAGTGGCTGGCCGGGCCGGCCGGGTTGTCGTTTCTGCGGCTGCGCGCGGGGCGGCCCGAGCCGCTCGCCACGCCGGAGGAGGCTGCCGCGTATCCGTACCAGGATCTGGAGCGGGAGTTCCTGGCGCAGCGGCGGCAGGGGCAGGCGACCGGCTCGCCGGAGACGGTCCGCGGCCAGTTGGGTGAGTTGTTGGCGCGCACCGGTGCGGACGAGTTGATGCTCACCACGATGGTGTACGACGTTGCCGACCGGGTGCGTTCGTTCGAGCTGATCGCCGAGGAGGTCGCCGGGGGTCTGCGCGGCCGGGCGGCCGGGTTGGGCGGCTGA